In Caldisphaera lagunensis DSM 15908, a single genomic region encodes these proteins:
- a CDS encoding deoxyhypusine synthase, protein MEVKPVRDVRIDPNMPIEKLIEAYGEIYGFMAGHLYESSQILKEGLKESDIRILTFTGNLVSTGLRGILSQLIEKRIFNVIITTCGTLDHDIARSNGGVYYQGYFESDDESLYKNNIHRLGNIFIKVEDYGLKVEEFVRKLVKKAVEIKDEWGIHELLNLAGGMIEDEYSILRAAKNSNADIFVPGWPDGAFGTDLFMESQRYKNFKINYFIDMKKLSDIFFNEESKATALIIGGGISKHHAIWWSQFKNGLDYVVYLTTASEWDGSLSGAMPKEAITWGKVKPKAKKSIVYGDATITLPILAASLLKIF, encoded by the coding sequence ATGGAAGTCAAACCTGTTAGGGATGTGAGAATTGATCCCAATATGCCAATTGAAAAATTAATAGAAGCTTATGGTGAAATATATGGATTCATGGCAGGTCATTTATATGAATCATCTCAAATATTAAAAGAAGGTTTAAAAGAATCCGATATAAGAATACTTACTTTTACTGGAAACTTAGTTTCAACTGGATTAAGAGGCATTTTGTCTCAATTGATAGAAAAAAGGATATTTAATGTAATTATTACAACTTGTGGAACTTTAGATCATGATATAGCTAGGTCTAATGGCGGGGTTTATTATCAAGGATATTTTGAATCTGATGATGAAAGTTTGTATAAAAACAATATACATAGGCTTGGAAATATTTTTATAAAAGTGGAAGATTATGGATTGAAGGTAGAAGAATTTGTTAGGAAATTAGTAAAGAAAGCTGTAGAAATAAAGGATGAATGGGGAATTCATGAGCTATTAAATCTAGCTGGAGGCATGATAGAAGATGAATATAGTATTTTAAGGGCAGCAAAGAATTCTAATGCAGACATTTTTGTTCCTGGATGGCCAGACGGAGCCTTTGGAACAGATCTATTTATGGAATCACAAAGATATAAAAATTTCAAAATAAATTATTTTATAGACATGAAAAAATTATCTGATATATTTTTTAATGAAGAAAGTAAGGCTACAGCTCTTATTATTGGTGGAGGGATTAGTAAACATCATGCAATATGGTGGAGTCAATTTAAGAATGGACTTGATTATGTAGTTTATTTAACAACTGCATCAGAATGGGATGGAAGCCTAAGTGGTGCAATGCCTAAAGAAGCAATAACTTGGGGAAAAGTAAAACCAAAGGCTAAAAAATCAATTGTTTATGGAGATGCTACAATAACATTACCAATACTAGCAGCTTCTCTTTTAAAAATATTTTAA
- a CDS encoding DNA topoisomerase VI subunit B translates to MKAQEKYREMSIAEFFAKNKELAGFSNTTRALYQTIRELVENSLDATDTHSILPEIRISLRELEAATDDKPAKYEVSVEDNGIGVPPNEIANAFGKVLYSSKYVIRQTRGMYGLGIKAAILYSQMTTGQPVFIISSMDSSENIYYRKLLIDIKKNEPVIIEEGQLIKKNNWHGTKVYLTLEGDWTRAKPKIIEYIKRIALISPYAEIIFETPDNEIFYFPRVTKKIPKPPSEAKPHPHGIDIEQLKAMISFTKTKTLLEFMTEEFQTIGEITARKFLESMGLDPNMNPKSLIEKGNSKLLQTLSTGLRTYKGFRPPRSEYLSPIGEELIEVGLKRLFNPEWVKAITRQAKAYEGHPFIVEAGIAYGGNIPPSEEPVLLRYANKIPLLYEEREDVSYKVVSSINWKIYNIEEPMPLVVLVHVASTKIPYKGVGKESLSEVSELESEIRNAIQEIARSLRLYISKRNSEHILREKIVTISKYIPEIARSLSVLSIPPEKWGNNKNNDKDLVERLIKIVSRSIEFPKIDGKEEDPEKVVRSVIANVKLEQ, encoded by the coding sequence ATAAAAGCCCAAGAAAAGTATAGGGAGATGAGTATAGCGGAATTTTTTGCTAAGAATAAAGAATTAGCAGGATTTTCAAATACAACAAGGGCACTATATCAAACAATAAGAGAACTTGTTGAAAACTCTTTAGATGCAACAGATACGCATAGTATTTTGCCCGAAATTAGAATCTCTTTAAGAGAATTAGAGGCAGCGACAGATGATAAACCTGCAAAATATGAAGTATCTGTAGAAGATAATGGTATTGGTGTTCCTCCAAATGAAATAGCTAATGCGTTTGGAAAGGTATTATATAGCAGTAAATATGTAATTAGGCAAACAAGAGGTATGTACGGCCTCGGTATAAAAGCTGCTATACTATATTCTCAGATGACAACAGGTCAACCTGTTTTTATTATTTCTTCAATGGATTCAAGTGAAAATATATATTATAGAAAGTTATTAATTGATATAAAGAAAAATGAGCCAGTTATTATTGAGGAAGGTCAATTAATTAAGAAGAATAATTGGCATGGGACTAAAGTTTATTTAACTTTGGAAGGAGACTGGACAAGGGCAAAGCCTAAGATCATAGAGTACATAAAGAGAATAGCATTAATTTCCCCTTATGCAGAAATTATATTTGAAACTCCTGATAATGAAATATTCTATTTCCCAAGGGTTACAAAGAAAATACCTAAACCTCCAAGTGAAGCAAAGCCACATCCTCATGGTATTGATATAGAACAGCTCAAGGCTATGATATCTTTTACCAAAACAAAGACTTTATTAGAATTTATGACTGAGGAATTTCAAACAATTGGTGAAATTACAGCAAGAAAATTCCTGGAGAGCATGGGATTAGACCCAAACATGAATCCTAAGAGCCTTATAGAAAAGGGGAATTCAAAGCTTTTGCAAACATTATCTACTGGATTAAGAACCTATAAAGGTTTCAGACCTCCAAGGAGTGAATATTTAAGCCCTATTGGAGAAGAGCTTATTGAAGTAGGTTTAAAGAGATTGTTTAACCCAGAATGGGTAAAGGCTATAACTAGACAAGCTAAGGCATACGAGGGTCATCCATTTATTGTAGAGGCAGGTATTGCGTATGGTGGAAATATACCTCCATCAGAAGAACCAGTTTTGCTAAGATATGCAAACAAAATACCATTGTTATATGAAGAGAGGGAGGACGTTTCATACAAAGTAGTTAGCTCAATAAATTGGAAAATTTATAATATAGAGGAGCCTATGCCTTTAGTTGTTTTGGTTCATGTAGCGAGCACAAAGATTCCATATAAGGGGGTAGGTAAGGAATCATTAAGCGAGGTATCGGAATTAGAGAGTGAAATTAGAAATGCTATTCAAGAAATTGCAAGAAGTCTAAGGTTATATATATCTAAAAGGAATAGCGAGCACATTTTAAGAGAAAAGATTGTAACAATATCAAAGTACATTCCTGAAATTGCAAGAAGTCTATCAGTATTATCAATACCACCAGAAAAATGGGGGAATAATAAAAATAATGATAAGGATTTGGTAGAAAGGTTGATTAAAATAGTATCTAGATCAATAGAGTTTCCTAAAATTGATGGAAAAGAAGAGGATCCTGAGAAGGTGGTTAGATCTGTAATAGCTAATGTTAAATTAGAGCAATAA
- a CDS encoding DNA topoisomerase IV subunit A, with translation MSHIDKIDIAARKKVAEIFHKKFSELHEEISKENPPKLEIPMRTLANTVFDPNKGILKLGIRKIERNFLNMNESKKFMQTLLMASIIYQALVENEYPTIRDLYYRGKHTILYKDLNGKLKEENTWEEQSESDASIRDVEVMLGLLREDMLILSKEKGKVVGNMRIRSGNDVIDLSKLGHGAYAIESTPDLIEFLDYDAEMVLVVEKDAVFQQLHRAGFWQKYKALLVTGAGQPDRATRRFVRRLHDELKLPVYILTDSDPYGWYIYSVFKVGSIQLSYESERLATPKAKFLGVSMSDIFGYGTKKAYLSEEERRNFIIKAKDVDIKRAKELMRYSWFHSKLWKREIDMFMDKKAKLEIEAMASKGLKFLAFQYIPEKIQTNDWIE, from the coding sequence ATGTCCCATATAGATAAAATAGATATTGCCGCAAGAAAAAAGGTAGCAGAAATATTTCATAAAAAATTTTCTGAATTACATGAAGAGATAAGCAAAGAAAACCCCCCTAAATTAGAGATACCTATGAGAACATTAGCTAACACCGTATTTGACCCAAACAAAGGTATATTAAAACTGGGCATAAGGAAAATAGAAAGGAATTTCTTAAATATGAATGAGTCTAAAAAATTCATGCAAACATTACTTATGGCATCAATTATATATCAAGCATTAGTCGAAAATGAATACCCAACAATAAGAGATTTGTATTATAGAGGTAAGCATACAATATTATACAAGGATTTAAATGGAAAGTTAAAGGAAGAAAATACATGGGAAGAGCAATCAGAAAGTGATGCTTCAATAAGAGACGTTGAGGTTATGCTAGGATTACTTAGAGAGGACATGTTAATTTTAAGCAAAGAAAAAGGTAAAGTAGTTGGAAACATGAGAATTAGGAGCGGTAATGATGTTATAGATTTGTCTAAATTAGGTCATGGAGCTTATGCAATAGAATCTACCCCTGATTTAATAGAATTTCTTGATTATGATGCAGAAATGGTTTTGGTCGTGGAGAAAGATGCAGTATTTCAGCAATTACATAGAGCAGGTTTTTGGCAAAAATATAAGGCGCTATTAGTTACAGGTGCAGGTCAACCTGATAGAGCAACTAGAAGATTTGTTAGGAGACTTCATGATGAGTTAAAGTTACCTGTTTATATATTAACCGATTCAGATCCATATGGATGGTACATATATAGCGTTTTTAAAGTAGGAAGTATACAGCTAAGTTATGAGAGTGAAAGATTAGCAACTCCTAAGGCTAAATTTTTGGGAGTATCAATGAGTGATATATTTGGTTATGGCACTAAGAAGGCCTATTTAAGCGAAGAAGAGAGAAGAAACTTTATAATAAAAGCAAAAGATGTTGACATAAAAAGAGCAAAGGAATTAATGAGATATTCATGGTTCCATTCTAAGCTATGGAAAAGAGAAATTGATATGTTTATGGATAAGAAGGCAAAGCTTGAAATAGAAGCTATGGCAAGCAAAGGATTAAAATTCCTAGCGTTCCAATACATTCCAGAAAAGATACAAACTAATGATTGGATTGAGTGA
- a CDS encoding DNA polymerase sliding clamp — translation MASLKAVYPSGSKFKKIVQALARVNDEGTFHFSTDGLSSWVFSPDKTILGIFKVSSTGFEELSVDSDISLTVNIGELSKVLRRSTRNDKIILEYTTGNSYMKVSLIDEKTGVERSFEISSGESEGNEIKEIKMNPTVRFILSAGDIDTLIKDAKLVGDIIKITGKEDQIIAEASGEEKFYQWIMKKDSPLQELNIDEESSSSYSLSSLKSTLEPITTIAESVSLEFTSDYPLKIEFSVSGPEEFIIYVAPVSS, via the coding sequence TTGGCATCACTTAAAGCAGTATATCCATCAGGTAGCAAATTTAAAAAAATTGTCCAAGCATTAGCAAGAGTAAATGATGAAGGCACATTTCATTTTAGTACTGATGGATTAAGTTCATGGGTTTTCAGTCCAGATAAAACGATTTTGGGAATATTTAAGGTATCATCAACTGGGTTTGAAGAACTTTCTGTTGACTCCGATATTAGTTTAACAGTGAATATAGGAGAATTAAGCAAGGTTCTTAGGAGATCTACACGAAATGATAAAATAATTTTAGAATATACAACTGGAAACAGTTATATGAAAGTATCTTTGATTGATGAAAAAACAGGTGTTGAAAGATCATTTGAAATTTCTAGTGGAGAATCAGAAGGAAATGAAATTAAAGAAATTAAAATGAATCCAACAGTTCGTTTTATACTTTCTGCAGGAGATATAGACACATTGATAAAAGATGCAAAACTGGTTGGGGATATAATTAAAATTACAGGTAAAGAGGACCAAATTATAGCGGAAGCTAGTGGAGAAGAGAAGTTTTATCAGTGGATTATGAAGAAGGATTCGCCTCTACAGGAGTTAAATATAGATGAAGAATCTAGCTCATCATATAGCTTAAGTTCTCTCAAATCAACCCTAGAGCCTATAACTACAATAGCTGAAAGTGTGAGTTTGGAATTTACAAGCGATTACCCACTAAAGATAGAGTTTAGCGTTTCTGGGCCAGAAGAATTTATTATATATGTAGCTCCAGTAAGTTCATGA
- the asnS gene encoding asparagine--tRNA ligase translates to MSEQNSEFKSTKEIMKLNEGEKAKVRGWVYRKRDLADNIFIVIRDSDGILQTVLPRKNSSEKIVSLAEKVNIESSIIVEGIIKDDERAPGGKELQIENLSVIGFSDDFPIKGGESIDYLLDIRHLWLRSRKLTAIMKIRQSILEGMREYFKRNNWWEVNPPILTQSAVEGGATLFEVNFFGKKAYLSQSAQFYLEVMIFSLERVWAITPSFRAEKSRTRRHLYEYYHLEGEAAWMDMKDMMKHVEGLVKSAIKKVLDERLEELEIVKRNVGILENSLKTSFPEITYDEAIEKLKRKGINLKWGDDIGADEEKVLTEYYDTPFFLTMFPKHLKSFYMKIDDSRPELVYGFDLEAPEGYGEVVGGSQREDSYEKLYKRIIEEGLNPNDYQWYLDLRKYGSVPHSGYGLGVDRLVTWIAGLDHIRDSIPFPRFRERIYP, encoded by the coding sequence ATGAGTGAGCAAAATAGTGAATTTAAAAGTACAAAGGAAATAATGAAATTAAATGAAGGAGAAAAGGCTAAAGTTAGAGGATGGGTTTATAGAAAAAGGGATCTTGCAGATAACATATTTATTGTAATTAGGGATTCAGATGGTATATTGCAAACAGTTTTGCCAAGGAAAAATTCTTCAGAAAAAATTGTGTCTCTTGCGGAAAAGGTAAATATAGAATCTTCGATTATAGTAGAAGGTATTATTAAGGATGATGAAAGGGCTCCAGGTGGAAAAGAACTTCAAATAGAAAACTTATCGGTAATAGGCTTTTCAGACGATTTTCCAATAAAAGGAGGAGAAAGCATTGATTATCTTTTAGATATAAGACATTTATGGCTTAGATCAAGAAAATTAACAGCTATTATGAAAATAAGGCAATCAATTCTTGAAGGGATGAGAGAATATTTTAAGAGAAACAATTGGTGGGAAGTAAATCCTCCGATTTTAACACAAAGCGCTGTAGAAGGTGGAGCAACTTTATTTGAGGTCAACTTTTTTGGTAAAAAAGCATATCTAAGTCAAAGTGCTCAATTTTATCTAGAAGTTATGATATTTAGTCTAGAAAGGGTTTGGGCAATAACGCCAAGTTTTAGGGCTGAAAAAAGTAGGACAAGAAGGCATCTTTATGAATACTATCATTTAGAAGGAGAAGCTGCCTGGATGGATATGAAAGATATGATGAAGCATGTGGAAGGATTGGTTAAAAGTGCAATTAAAAAAGTTTTAGATGAAAGACTAGAAGAATTAGAAATTGTTAAGAGAAATGTAGGCATATTAGAAAATTCATTAAAAACAAGTTTTCCTGAGATTACTTATGATGAGGCAATTGAGAAGCTTAAAAGGAAAGGTATTAATTTGAAATGGGGCGATGATATAGGAGCCGATGAAGAAAAGGTGTTAACTGAGTATTACGATACACCATTTTTCTTAACTATGTTTCCTAAGCATTTAAAGAGCTTTTATATGAAAATTGATGATTCTAGGCCTGAACTTGTTTATGGATTTGATTTGGAAGCACCTGAAGGTTATGGAGAAGTTGTTGGAGGAAGTCAAAGAGAAGATAGCTATGAAAAACTTTACAAAAGGATTATAGAAGAAGGTCTTAATCCTAATGATTATCAATGGTATTTGGACTTGAGAAAATATGGTTCAGTTCCTCACAGTGGTTATGGTTTAGGTGTAGACAGATTAGTTACTTGGATAGCAGGTTTAGATCATATAAGAGATTCAATACCATTCCCGAGGTTTAGAGAAAGAATTTATCCATAA
- a CDS encoding diphthine--ammonia ligase: MPKKACSLLSGGKDSTYALHKAVDFGYEISCIASIKPKRNDSYMFHFPFVELTNLQTESMGLKEIHYLLNISGEKEKEVEELYNELYKIKKINDFDTLVIGGIASQYQLKRFEYLARKLNVNLFDPQWGKDPIKYMYELIDYNISFIITQITTYGIPIDFLGIKVDKNVLKKLVDLSKLYGFHIAFEGGEAETFVINAPLFKKGICLEAYRKKISEFEYSLVPKKAFLCDNAEIILNNY; this comes from the coding sequence ATGCCAAAAAAGGCTTGTTCCCTATTATCTGGAGGTAAAGACAGTACATATGCTTTGCATAAAGCAGTAGACTTTGGATATGAAATATCATGTATCGCAAGTATTAAACCAAAAAGAAATGACAGCTATATGTTTCATTTTCCTTTTGTTGAATTGACAAATTTACAAACGGAATCTATGGGTTTAAAAGAAATCCATTATTTGCTAAACATTAGTGGGGAGAAAGAAAAAGAAGTTGAAGAATTGTATAATGAATTATATAAAATAAAGAAAATAAATGATTTTGATACATTAGTTATAGGTGGTATTGCAAGTCAGTATCAGTTAAAGAGGTTTGAGTATCTAGCAAGAAAGCTTAACGTTAATTTGTTTGACCCCCAATGGGGTAAAGATCCAATTAAATATATGTATGAACTTATAGATTACAATATTTCTTTTATTATTACTCAAATAACTACTTATGGAATACCAATTGATTTTTTAGGTATAAAGGTAGATAAAAATGTTTTAAAAAAATTAGTTGATCTCTCAAAATTATACGGTTTTCATATAGCATTTGAAGGAGGAGAGGCAGAAACTTTTGTTATAAATGCCCCTCTTTTTAAGAAGGGCATATGTTTGGAAGCATATAGAAAAAAAATAAGTGAGTTTGAATACTCATTAGTTCCTAAAAAGGCCTTCTTATGTGACAATGCAGAAATTATTTTAAATAATTATTAA
- a CDS encoding TatD family hydrolase has protein sequence MEIYDMHCHLNEFDDKEIEEIIKNDIKIVAVSEDVKSLKRILELSKSFTGKIIPCGGFHPWMIKNGNLDDHKEILNIIEKEGLNCIGEVGIDKRFLDESTYKLQEEIFISYVKLAKELNSFLNIHSPSAWNEVFVVLEKEGIEKAMFHWYTGPTSLINEITNKGYIISLNVALMIQKKHQNIIKETPLANAVVESDGPYNYHGVRLTPLMIFEFIDFISKLINVNKKELNEIFNRNSINLLKK, from the coding sequence ATGGAAATATATGATATGCATTGTCACCTAAATGAATTCGATGATAAAGAAATAGAAGAAATAATAAAAAATGATATCAAAATAGTAGCTGTGTCAGAGGACGTTAAAAGTTTAAAAAGGATATTAGAATTAAGTAAAAGTTTTACAGGAAAAATAATTCCATGCGGAGGATTTCATCCATGGATGATTAAAAATGGGAATTTAGATGATCATAAAGAAATACTAAATATAATTGAAAAAGAAGGGTTAAATTGCATTGGAGAGGTTGGCATAGATAAGAGATTTCTTGATGAGTCTACATATAAATTACAAGAAGAAATATTCATTTCATATGTAAAATTGGCAAAAGAATTAAATTCATTTCTTAATATACATTCACCAAGTGCATGGAATGAAGTTTTTGTCGTATTAGAAAAAGAAGGAATTGAAAAGGCAATGTTTCATTGGTATACAGGACCAACTAGTTTAATTAATGAAATAACGAATAAAGGATATATAATATCATTAAATGTTGCATTAATGATTCAAAAAAAGCATCAAAACATTATAAAAGAAACACCTTTAGCTAATGCAGTAGTCGAAAGCGATGGACCATATAATTATCACGGTGTAAGACTTACACCTTTAATGATATTTGAATTTATAGATTTTATTTCAAAATTAATTAATGTAAATAAGAAGGAATTGAACGAAATATTTAATAGAAATTCAATAAATCTTTTGAAAAAATAA
- a CDS encoding Holliday junction resolvase-like protein, whose translation MSILIYALISIILIELIVILYLYISNWRKSVKIDSIKSNIENLANEKAKVIAMESIEKARKEAVQQSKAVITGKVYEQFAPYLPNFKHNPKEARFIGSPIDYIVFDGIENNDVKAIYFVEIKSGKSNLTNREESIKKAVEKKAVYFETIYIDDKNNS comes from the coding sequence TTGAGCATATTAATATATGCATTAATTTCAATAATACTTATTGAGTTAATAGTAATACTTTATTTATACATATCTAATTGGAGAAAATCTGTAAAGATAGATAGCATAAAAAGTAATATTGAAAACTTAGCAAATGAAAAGGCAAAAGTTATTGCTATGGAGTCTATAGAAAAAGCTAGAAAAGAAGCTGTACAACAAAGTAAAGCTGTTATAACAGGCAAAGTATATGAACAATTTGCTCCTTATTTACCTAATTTTAAGCATAATCCAAAAGAAGCTAGATTTATAGGATCGCCTATAGATTATATTGTTTTTGATGGAATAGAAAATAATGATGTTAAAGCAATTTATTTCGTTGAAATTAAAAGTGGAAAATCAAATTTAACGAATAGGGAAGAATCTATAAAAAAAGCTGTTGAAAAAAAGGCTGTTTATTTTGAAACAATTTATATAGATGATAAAAATAATAGCTAA
- a CDS encoding CTP synthase: MNEKYIFVTGGVMSGIGKGIVSASTGLLLKSRGYNVGIIKIDPYLNVDAGTMNPYAHGEVYVTEDGGETDLDLGHYERFLGINLSKKHNITTGQIYFNVITKERKGEYLGKTVQIIPHVTDEIKNRIITLAKETGVDVMIIEIGGTVGDIEGLPFLEAARQMWIDLGSDNVLFMHVAMSPILSATGEQKTKPVQHSVQELRRIGIQPTAVIVRSSRPLEDESRYKIALFSNLPREAVFSDHDTITPYEVPLILENQGYGKFLTKKLNINDREPDLASWENFVEKIKSINKEVPIAMIGKYTKLKDSYISITEALKSAGVSLNVIPKLVWVEATDIENGHIKVEEVLQNVKGAVVLPGFGARGTEGKIKAIKYLRENNIPTLGVCFGMQLSVVEYARDVLGLKDANSTEINPNTPYPVIDLLPEQRIIDNMGGTMRLGVSKINVVKNTTVYDLYGREIVYERHRHRYEVNLQYLDKLIDAGIKVSGWSDKGLVEFIELSKRDHKFFVGTQPHPEFTSRPLNPNPLYVGLVKASS, encoded by the coding sequence ATGAATGAAAAATACATCTTCGTTACAGGAGGAGTGATGTCAGGAATAGGGAAAGGCATCGTATCTGCTAGCACCGGTTTATTGCTAAAATCAAGAGGGTATAATGTAGGTATAATCAAAATTGATCCATATCTAAACGTTGATGCAGGAACGATGAATCCATATGCTCATGGAGAGGTTTATGTAACAGAAGATGGAGGAGAAACAGATTTAGATTTAGGTCATTATGAAAGATTTTTAGGAATAAATTTAAGTAAAAAGCATAATATAACTACTGGTCAAATTTACTTTAATGTTATTACCAAAGAAAGAAAAGGAGAATATTTAGGTAAAACAGTTCAAATTATACCTCATGTTACAGACGAAATAAAGAACAGAATAATAACGTTAGCCAAAGAAACAGGAGTAGATGTAATGATAATAGAAATAGGAGGGACTGTTGGAGATATTGAAGGGCTTCCATTTTTAGAAGCTGCTAGACAAATGTGGATAGATTTAGGATCTGATAATGTGTTGTTTATGCATGTTGCAATGTCTCCTATATTATCAGCAACTGGAGAACAAAAGACCAAACCTGTTCAACATAGTGTGCAAGAACTAAGAAGAATAGGCATACAGCCAACAGCTGTTATTGTAAGGAGTTCTAGACCCTTGGAAGATGAATCAAGATATAAGATAGCATTATTTTCTAATTTGCCAAGAGAAGCTGTTTTTAGTGATCATGATACAATAACACCATATGAAGTACCTTTGATACTAGAAAATCAAGGTTATGGAAAATTCTTAACTAAAAAGCTAAATATTAATGATAGAGAACCCGATTTAGCTTCTTGGGAAAATTTTGTTGAAAAAATTAAATCTATTAATAAAGAAGTTCCTATAGCTATGATAGGAAAATATACAAAACTAAAAGACAGCTATATTAGTATTACAGAAGCATTAAAAAGTGCAGGTGTTTCTCTTAACGTTATTCCTAAGCTTGTTTGGGTTGAGGCAACAGATATTGAAAATGGACATATAAAAGTTGAAGAAGTGCTACAAAATGTTAAGGGTGCTGTAGTATTACCGGGCTTTGGGGCTCGTGGGACTGAAGGAAAAATTAAGGCCATAAAATATCTAAGAGAAAATAATATACCAACTCTCGGCGTATGTTTTGGTATGCAATTATCAGTAGTTGAATATGCCAGAGATGTTTTGGGCTTGAAAGATGCTAATTCGACAGAAATTAATCCGAATACCCCATATCCAGTTATTGACTTGTTACCTGAACAGAGGATTATTGATAATATGGGGGGCACCATGAGGCTTGGAGTATCTAAAATAAATGTTGTTAAAAATACTACAGTATATGATCTTTATGGAAGGGAAATAGTTTATGAAAGACATAGACATAGATATGAAGTTAATTTACAATATTTAGATAAACTAATTGATGCTGGAATAAAGGTAAGCGGTTGGAGTGATAAAGGCTTAGTAGAGTTCATAGAGTTATCAAAGAGAGATCACAAATTCTTTGTAGGGACACAGCCACATCCAGAGTTTACAAGTAGACCATTGAATCCTAATCCATTATATGTGGGATTAGTCAAAGCCTCTTCATAA
- the dcd gene encoding dCTP deaminase codes for MILSDRDIKILLKSGELIINPLSDDTVRENGLDLKLGNEYCAFKKTDTVLDPNNPKDPKEFYECNSSNSFIIEPHRHYLLHTLEYVKLPSYLAGLVNLRSTWARTGIYIPSTVTDAGFEGQLTIEVIGSEFPVKLYSGDRFLHLILVKMETPSEKPYDGSYKGQTGVKLPKFFNKK; via the coding sequence ATGATATTAAGTGATAGAGACATAAAAATTCTTTTAAAATCTGGTGAGCTTATAATTAATCCTTTGAGTGATGATACTGTAAGGGAAAACGGGCTTGACTTAAAACTTGGTAATGAGTATTGCGCATTTAAAAAAACAGATACCGTTTTAGATCCAAATAATCCCAAGGATCCCAAGGAGTTTTATGAATGCAATTCATCAAATAGTTTTATAATAGAACCTCATAGACATTACTTACTTCATACATTAGAATACGTTAAATTGCCATCATATTTAGCAGGATTAGTCAATTTAAGGAGTACATGGGCTAGAACGGGTATCTATATACCTAGCACTGTAACTGATGCAGGTTTTGAAGGCCAGTTAACAATAGAAGTTATAGGAAGCGAATTTCCAGTTAAGCTATATTCTGGTGATAGATTTCTCCATTTAATTCTTGTTAAAATGGAAACTCCTTCCGAAAAACCCTATGATGGTAGTTATAAAGGCCAGACTGGGGTTAAATTACCTAAGTTCTTTAATAAAAAATGA